From the genome of Phoenix dactylifera cultivar Barhee BC4 chromosome 5, palm_55x_up_171113_PBpolish2nd_filt_p, whole genome shotgun sequence:
CCCTACTCACTAAGGCAGCGGCCTCCACTCATGGCTTCTCGCCACCATGGCCTCCCACTCGAGGCTCATCACCACGAGGACCTCCCATCCACAACTCACTGCTATGACCACCCTCTAGTGCCCAACACCACCATTGCCTCCTATCCACACCCTGCCGTCACTATCTCCCACCACTCATTGCCACCATGGCCTCTTTGCTGCAGCCTCCCATCCACCATGCACAGCCCTCGCCACAGCCTCCCATCCACCATGCAAGCTCGTCAAAACGAGAAGAGAGGGAAGGGTAAAAGAAAGGGTCATGGATTAGAGCTCACTTATACAAGGCCCGTTGTCGATGGGAAGGATTTAGGCCAAGGCCCAAGCCATGGCCCATTCTAACCAAGATTGGCAAGATCCTAAGCAAGCTTGACCTAGTGGGCCGGCGCTGGCCCAAGCTTGTTAGCAACCTTAATATGAGCTCTATATTTTAAAAATGTACAAGAACATTACATTTATATCAAGTCACCTAGAAAAATAGCCCTTAAAATGAAAATGTGCGATAGCTTAATAGTAAAGACTCATGAATATAGCTTATAAGAATTACAAAAGTTCAAGCTTTTTAGCCTTCAAAAAGCCCAAGAATCATGTTTCCTAATAACCAAATATGAACATGGGAGTGAAGTTCATTTGCATTAGGGGATAGAGAAGCTCACTGTAATCATGCAAATTATAATACATATGAAATGTATTCTTACGCATACTCATTGCCTGGACATGGTTTTAAGCAAGAATTAGAATATTGAGTTACGAGAGCATACCATGTCCTAGTCGGTAATGTATGTATATACCACATATCTTACTGACATTGTGGTGTACACCCCTGCTGCAGCCTATTTTGGCCTCATTAAAGAAGATATTAATTGTCTTCTTGTTAACTACTTGTAAATGGGTTGAACTTGCCAGCTGCCACTGTTAAAGCTTTTGCAAACAGATATTGGAGTGAGGTGGATGTCTCTTTAAAAATTCTGTTAATGCCTATTCATATTTTGGAGCCAGGAACTGGTGTACAAAAAGCCGCATAAAGTAAATTAATTGTTCTATAacctaaaaaattatataagaaattattaaaatctaattggaGCATAAAAACTGAGCTCTGTGCTTTGACCTGCATTATGAGAAACTTAAGAtctatttcttttcttgttctgTTACATTTAATGAAATGAAATATTCTTTGTTGGACATAAAGAAAGCATGTTtgtacaaaaataataaatgaataTATGGGGAGATGACATCTCTTAATGAGAGATTTTGAAGTACTTTTGCATTTAGATGTCAAGGACAAATATATGCATAGCCCAGTGCAGTAGTAAGTCATTTATCTACAACATAATAGACTTCCATAAGACCTATCTGAAATTCAAGCAGAAACATACGTAATGAGCCCCAAGCTATGTATTCAAGATCAGATTTTTAGAGCAATGAAGTTTTGTTAATTTAGATAGAATCCTGTAATCTATCGAGATACATTGGGTATAAGAAATGGAATTTTTTGTTTATGCctgtatatataaaaaataaactattactGAACTATGACTCAAGGAATAAAAGTTGAAGAGCATGAAACCCCTAGTTAACTCTTTTGAAATAGTAAAAACCTTGGTCAATAATGGAAGAAAACATTCCATGCAGAAAGAGTGCAATGAAACCTATAGccttttgtaaaagaaatgaggCTCAAGCATGCATGTACCCAGAAGCATTATATGTGAAGGCAGCCTTGCATGAAGCATGCTGGGAAACCTTTCTCCAAGATCAATAAACAGTATATGTTATTCCCTCACATCCTCCCCAATGTCATGGACACTTTGTATGAATGGAACATATCCCCCTTCAATGAGTATCCTCACATCCAAAGAAGTAGATTCATCTTTGTATAGCTTGTGTACTGCCTTCTTCATCAATCGGAAGTTCTTAGAATCAGCAGAAGGAAAGCTTTCCTTTCGAAGAACATCTTTCAAAAGCTCAAAAGCTTTAACCGAGTTTCCTTTCAAAATCAAACAGTTTACCAGCAACAAATAGACAGAAGTATCTAGCTGAAAATCCCTCTCCTTCATTTCATTGTAATAGATAAGAGCTACATCTGCATCACCACACTTGCATAGACCATGGACAAGAGCCATGTAACTCATCTGGTTTGGAAGACATCCTTTCTCCCTCATTTCATTCCACAAAGAAAGAGCATCTTCAGCTCTTCCAATATTGCACAAGCCATCAATTAAGCTTGTGTATGTGACTACCGTGGGTGACCTTGCATCATCAATCATCTTAGCAAAGCAAGCAAGTGCATTGTCAATCCTGTCAGCTTTGCACCAACCATCAATCATCAGATTGTAGGTAACTATAGAAGGCACAAGTCCCTTCTCTAACATTTCATCTAGAATTTCCTGTGCTGCATTCATTCTACCAGCCTTGCAAAATCCATTAATCAAAATATTATGAGCAACCACATCTGGTAAATAACAATTTGAAGATATACCACGGAAGAGGCTCAGTGCTTTGTCTACCTCTCCAATCTTGCACATTCCATCAATAGCCGCAGAGTAAGCAACCATGTCAGGAAGAAAACCCACCTTAACCATGTCATCCAAAAAACCAGAAGCTTCTGCAACTTTTCCATTTTGGCAGAGCTGCTGGACCATCATGGTGCAATGCTTTATCCATGGCACATATCCTTGACATCGCATCTCGCTAAGCAACTCAAGGGTACCTGATAAGTCCCTTCTTTTGCAAAGACAGTAAAATATGGAATTGTAAGTGAACTCTGTGGGTGTAAATCCAAATTCCTTCATTTTTCTCAAAAGCTCATAACTTTCCTCCAACCTATCCACATTACACAGCTCGCTGATCAAATTATTGTACATCAGAATTTTCCCTTTACAACCTACTTTGATCATATCATTCAAAAGAACTAAAGCGACATCCAGTTTCTGGATCTTGCATAAACCGCAGATCACAATATTAAAAGAATCAGCATTTGGGCAAACAGGTTTCTTGATCTGAAATAGGGTTTCAGTTGCAGCACCCAATTCACTAAATGCATACTCATCTACTTCCACTTGGGAGGCCTGTGAGCTTTGCGATTCCATCATTGCCCTTAGTAGCGTGTGAGCTTTGTCTACATCACCATGATTAACTAGCCCATCTAGAACTGCATTGTAAAGAGAGACCAAGCTACCCAAATTCAACATCTCCAAATTTTCCTCAAGCAACTGGTTTGCATTGACTAAGTCTCCTTCCCCGCAGAGTGTTGAGATCATCTTCTTGATTAACCGAGCATCAGGATATGTACAATTGTCCTTCATCTCCATATACAAACCAAAAGCCCTCATGAGCTCTTTCCGCTCACAAAGCCCTTCAATCAAAACACTGTAAAGCGCCAAATCCCCACGAAAACCTGAACCATTCATCTTCTCAAACATCTCGAGCGCCTTGTCCACTCTCCCCTGCCTCGAAAAGCCATGGACCAGGACGTGAAATGTCTTCTCGCTCAGCATCATCCCAAAATCCTCCATCCGCTGGATCAATTCGCATGCTCTGTCAACCTTTCCCCACTTGCAAAATGCGACAATCAAGACCGTCAAAACATGCCCATCAACCCACCTGTTGCCATTCATCCTGTTGAAGATTTCCAACGCCTCCTCCAACTTCCCGGCATTGCAGTATGTCTGCAAGACCGATGTAAGGGTGTATTTGTCAGGCTCCCATCCGCGACCAACCACCATCTCCTGGAATCTTGATTCCACTGCTTCGACCCGACCGGCCTTAGCCAAGGCCTCGAGCAAACAGTTATAAGTGTATGAATTTGGAACGCAATTCAAATCCCCGGCACGGTCGAAGACCAAATTGGCCTCCTCAATCAAGCCCTGATTACCGAGGCACCTGATCAAGAACCCCAAGGCTCCGGGCGTCATCGGGCAGCGAACCGAAACCACCTCCGCCGCCAGGGCTTTCAGCTGGGCACGTTGGCGGGCCCGGGCGAGGATGGAGGCCATGGCATTGTAGGTGTAGCAGTTGTGGTGGAACCCGTTCTGCCACGAGGCCCACCGGAAGAACTTCTGCGCGGCGCTCCACCCTTCGAGGTCCTTGAGGACGGTCTCGACCGTCTCGGGTGTCAGTCTGCGGCCGAGGTGGCTGAGCTCCTCGCTCCTTTCTCGGAGGCTGGGTGGATGGGAGAATAGGTCGAGCAGTTGGTGGACTAGTTGAATGCTCGGCAGGAAAGCATCGATCGGGGCGGAGTCGGAGTAGAAATTAGGGTTAAATGGGAGCGAAGGAATGAGTAGTTTGGGAGAGGAAAAGCTGCTGGTCGTTCTGATTGCTCTTAAAGCCATGATAAGATGGAGGGTAGCGAGAGAAGATATCCAATCAAATTTTGAAGCAAGCGATGGTTCGGCGAGAAGGGTTCCTCGGGGCGGTGCAGAGAGCCGCCATTAGCGGAGTTTGGGGAAGAACGAAGAGGCACAAAAATGTTACGGAATAAATAACGATCCAAAAAGCTGCTGCTCTTTCAACTTCCAAGCTGGGCGATGGCATGCATTCCACAGGCAGGCACCTAGATCGGTCGCGGTGACCGGGAGGATATAATATACTGTTGCCGCTGAGGTGGCTAGAATACCCACATGGCGGCATTTTACTAGTCCGGTGTACCGCTAGGCTGGTACACCAGGGTAGGATGTAATTTTTCCTAAGGACGGTCGATGACCGTTCCCATCCAAACCATCGACTATCCGAATCTATTTAGTTTTGCTGGATAGCAGATGGCGATAGAACAGATGAGTTCCTCAGTCGTTACAAATGGAAGTAGGGTAGATCTACCCATAGCCCATGTGGAATAAAGAATACTGTAACACATTCTTTTCAGTTGACTATAGATTAATTATGATGTTTGTGATTGGGTTTGATTGAATTCAGACCTTTAGTTTGGGCATATATGGGAGATTATGTAGGAGCCCGTATCGGTATGTGTTCAGTGCCAACATCGATTATGTACTACAAAAATCTTAGTTCTTTATATAGGAccaaaaaactcaaataatatatcCTAGTTGGTCTTTTTAAATGAGTACGTGGATTTGTTCCATTGTGTGAAAGCCCATACATCATATTTGGTATAGTGGCGGATTGCCAAGATGTATTGGGATACTTGGGGATTCCTCTTCGTTGAGGAGGAGTGTGGAGCTTTGGTCGTATTCCCTACTCTCCTAGGCTTGAAGGATACGAGCCTATCGCAATGCGATTGTGGTGTAAAATGGTGTCAGACATGAATGATCTTGCATGGAGGTATTCGGGGCAATTTTGGTTGAATGAGCTGACCACATTGCACGAAGAGGGGATTTCCAAGAGGTTGGTACTCGAGGAATTCTTCAGGCTATCGCATGCTTCTTGATCTTTTTGATGGAGTGAAGAGGCGATACAGGACCAGTCAAGCAAGAGTGTGGAGAAAGAGATCTTGGATCTTTATATAGAACCAAGAAATTCTAATAATACTATATGGATAgtatttttggatgaggttcaagattgttataaataatattaaacagCCACCTCAGCTGCATGTGGGTATTAAACAAGGGAGTGTGCGAGGATCTTTAATCCCGCATTGATTATATATTGGATAGGTTTTAGGTACTTGTAGAGAATCAAGAAACCAAGACAATATCCATACATCGTGTCCCCATGGTTCACCATGACCGCATGGTCTGAAAAGTGTGGTTCTTTTACATAATGAAAAAGCATGTCAGTTGGGCTTAAACCGTACTTTGATGAGTTTAGAACATACATAACCACACTGCATGCACTAAAGACAACAACCGGTGGGACAAAATTATAAATGAGTTTAAGGATATCCACAGGGACCATGACTAAGCTCTTTCTTGAGGACAAAATCAGCTTCAGCTAATTCGAAAATTTGCATGTCAAAGTCTATAGACTATACAAGCTCTTTCTTGAGGGCAGCCATGAGTAATATCCCAGGGAAATACGTACTGGTTCCGTTTGGTTAGAGCAAATTTGCTCTCCATATAAACGTTCTCATTATCCATGCAAGTGGTTCTGCCAACGAGGCATTTCGTAAGGCCTAGAACGGAGATGTTCATGCAAGAGGCAAGAAAAGTCCCACCAGAAATCAGCAAAGTTCGTCTCTGCAGTATTCCAAACGTTCATGATATGAACCATATTCCTTGAGACATAGATGTGTTCTGACCAAAGATATAATCCTTGATTGTTAAAATACTTCAAAGAGGAGGGACATAAAATCATAACAAAATTAGTTCCATGAATGATATATAGAAATCACAATGCATGTACTAACACCCAGCCAAATCAGCCTGACTGGAAACTTGGCTTAATTTCAGCCATTTCCAAcagttattttttctttttctttacattGCTCGAATTCTTGAGACGATAGGATCGAGAGACTGAATTGCTAGAATGCTGCAGAAGGCAATTCCTGGTTCGCCAAGAAGTGCGCCAGAAGCTGCAGCGCTTGTGAAGGAGCAAACGTTGGAACTTCGTGCCCAGCGCCCCGGATTGTAACAAACGTAAGTCCTTCGTAGATAATTGTCCACCCACCAACCTAAACAATCGCATGCATGGAGTTATCGCATCTAGTTATTTTAAGGTGACGATGAAGACAGCCATAAGGTTTTAGAGAACAATCGTTACCTGTTTATGGTGGTACCAAGGCGACCATTCTTGAACAGTTTTGAGGCCAAGCTTGTTCAATGTATACCTTGTTGACGTGACTGGAACTCTTCCATCAGTGTCACCACTGCACAGTAGACGGATAGAACGAGGTCGGTAGGAAAGAGAACCATTCAGCAACCACCGTATCAAACTAACCAATATGATGATATCATGAAATCCTTCCACTTGCATGAGCATGTCTTGCATCAAAATCTATTTGGCTCAAAATAGTGAAGTATATACACTATCTAAGAGGTAAGAAGCTGATGAATCTGTATTAAATGGACATTGCATGAATTTCTTTTATCTGTTGTGGAGGTAATTATATACATGTTTTGTGGTTTTTAGGAGCATCATTCGAATGGAGTGCTGCGACTCTGCTGCATgataatttatatacatgaactCTAAGTTGGTATTATGTATGGCTAAATATCGACCGAAAAAGTTAAATTGGGTAAACAAACTCACCTGTAAACCCACAATCTGAGGCCAGCACCAATGAGTTTACGGAGGACGGGGAGCAGAGATGCGGCCTGATCATTCCATTGGGTAATCACATCACTGTCATAACAAGTAGCAAATAGTTAGCATCCATCGTAATTGAATAATGTGCTCTCTTTCCAATTGAAACCAATGTTCCTCTGTACTCTTCCAAATCAATTAAGAAAACATAGGAAAGAATCATAAGAATTAGAGTCCGTCAAAAGAGGAGGACTCCTTCGAACAATCAAGGACACATCCAAAGCTTCTCCAAAGGGAGTGAATCAGAAGGGTACCTGCAGTGAGTCCAGTTGTACCCAATACCCGTAACGTTGGCATGCAGAGCTTTTTGGACCTCTGGACGATTGAAGTATACCTCAGTATACTCTGACTGGCAGGGATCATAGCCTGACGGCTTCTGATGCCACGCTCTCTGCAACAAAGAGAAAGCCAATCATCTTCAAAATCTGGACAAGAGCAGCCACGTCCTTATGGAGTTGGCTAAAATGCAGCTCCTCAAAGAGGACGGGAGCTGCGTTATCTGAAGTAATTCTCGTGCATGGTTAGAGCAAGAATGCCAAGGGAATGCTCACATATTTGGAGAAGAGCTTAGAACCAGCGCCTACGACGTCAAAGTGTTTTCTAGAGGTCGCAAAAGTGTTCTGGCTAGCACAGACAGGAGAATACAAGCTATACATGTCGATGATATCATAAACAGCGAAGTATTCGTTCAATGCATCATTGCAAGCCAAGCTAACATTCTCATTGCTGAAATTGCAGCTCTTCTTTACTTCCTGGTACAGTTGATCAGAAATGACTGCATGGTCCCAGGCGTAGTCGATCATCCCCCGCTGATCGGCTTCCTCGTCTAATGCGGCATTTCCTATCTGAATCATTAGAGATGATGCATGACTAAGAGCATAAATGCGCAAGACTGATCACTAAAGAAAAGATGGCCGAGAGGTGACAGAAGAAATAACCATTTCCAAGAGCTTAGCACAGGAAGTTTATAACAGAGATCAGTATTTCCGAAGAACTTACGATGAGTCCTTTGAGATTTATATAATCATCCACCGAGGCTTTTTTATTTTCATCCAAGATTTTCTCCGCTAGTTGTGGAACATAATGCCCTGCGGATAATGTGATAGCAAAGTAATTAACTATATTCCGGCTGTAGGAATTACAAATGAATAGGCTAGAAAGGTAATGTGATGGCCATTAGAAGAAGCAAATCTTTACCTGCATAACTTTCTCCAGATATGTAGAAGTCATGAGACTTGAACTGTGGGAATCTCTTAAACCAATTCACAAGGAACTTGTACGAGTCGATagcttttaatgataattatatGAAGAATGTCAATATTATTCATAAAATGCATACAAACTCCACCAACTAAAATTGACCATAACTGAATCAATGACAATGTACTTCCCCAAGCTTACCAGTGATCTTATCTCCAAGGTGCTGCAAATCAGAGCTTGTATTCGTATAAGAGAACCCCACACCGACTGGGGACTCCAGAAACAGCAAATTAGCCTCTGTATAATAAACGAGAAGATTAGGGTTTGATTATCTATTCCTGCAATTCTCTTAATTGCAGTAATCTTTCTTGGACAAAACTAATTCGAGATTATGGATGTAGCACATCCATATATAGCAAATTGACCGCTAAGTGGCGCACTTCCTCCTAATTAGGTCAGGCCATGATGAACCAGTCAAAATGATCTGAACCAGGTCCACATTTTTGACTCAAATCCAACATTTTTGGGTCTGGCCGGGTTTGTTTATGCTGAACCCGTACAGTCTGGATTTGAAGAGAAGCATAGGTGTTTGCATGGAATATTTttagttgaaaaaaaaatgcataacTAAACGTTTCAAGTTTTTATAGTATTTCCTAACACATTAGAAATGCAGCTAcaggtgagtgatgagtggcCTTGCCTTTGTTCCAGGAGTACATGTTGAGTTTTAGCTCCGGCCAACCTTTTTGCGTTAAGAAAGGCCCAAGCTCC
Proteins encoded in this window:
- the LOC103712455 gene encoding putative pentatricopeptide repeat-containing protein At5g08310, mitochondrial encodes the protein MALRAIRTTSSFSSPKLLIPSLPFNPNFYSDSAPIDAFLPSIQLVHQLLDLFSHPPSLRERSEELSHLGRRLTPETVETVLKDLEGWSAAQKFFRWASWQNGFHHNCYTYNAMASILARARQRAQLKALAAEVVSVRCPMTPGALGFLIRCLGNQGLIEEANLVFDRAGDLNCVPNSYTYNCLLEALAKAGRVEAVESRFQEMVVGRGWEPDKYTLTSVLQTYCNAGKLEEALEIFNRMNGNRWVDGHVLTVLIVAFCKWGKVDRACELIQRMEDFGMMLSEKTFHVLVHGFSRQGRVDKALEMFEKMNGSGFRGDLALYSVLIEGLCERKELMRAFGLYMEMKDNCTYPDARLIKKMISTLCGEGDLVNANQLLEENLEMLNLGSLVSLYNAVLDGLVNHGDVDKAHTLLRAMMESQSSQASQVEVDEYAFSELGAATETLFQIKKPVCPNADSFNIVICGLCKIQKLDVALVLLNDMIKVGCKGKILMYNNLISELCNVDRLEESYELLRKMKEFGFTPTEFTYNSIFYCLCKRRDLSGTLELLSEMRCQGYVPWIKHCTMMVQQLCQNGKVAEASGFLDDMVKVGFLPDMVAYSAAIDGMCKIGEVDKALSLFRGISSNCYLPDVVAHNILINGFCKAGRMNAAQEILDEMLEKGLVPSIVTYNLMIDGWCKADRIDNALACFAKMIDDARSPTVVTYTSLIDGLCNIGRAEDALSLWNEMREKGCLPNQMSYMALVHGLCKCGDADVALIYYNEMKERDFQLDTSVYLLLVNCLILKGNSVKAFELLKDVLRKESFPSADSKNFRLMKKAVHKLYKDESTSLDVRILIEGGYVPFIQSVHDIGEDVRE
- the LOC103712488 gene encoding serine carboxypeptidase-like 34 translates to MGVFSSSLFLPLLLFFFYHSTLVESSGLENDFLKQQEADRVFSLPGQPPVRFKQYAGYVTVNESHGRALFYWFFEATHDVENKPLVLWLNGGPGCSSIGYGEAEELGPFLTQKGWPELKLNMYSWNKEANLLFLESPVGVGFSYTNTSSDLQHLGDKITAIDSYKFLVNWFKRFPQFKSHDFYISGESYAGHYVPQLAEKILDENKKASVDDYINLKGLIIGNAALDEEADQRGMIDYAWDHAVISDQLYQEVKKSCNFSNENVSLACNDALNEYFAVYDIIDMYSLYSPVCASQNTFATSRKHFDVVGAGSKLFSKYRAWHQKPSGYDPCQSEYTEVYFNRPEVQKALHANVTGIGYNWTHCSDVITQWNDQAASLLPVLRKLIGAGLRLWVYSGDTDGRVPVTSTRYTLNKLGLKTVQEWSPWYHHKQVGGWTIIYEGLTFVTIRGAGHEVPTFAPSQALQLLAHFLANQELPSAAF